A genomic segment from Desulfonatronum lacustre DSM 10312 encodes:
- a CDS encoding formate dehydrogenase subunit gamma, which yields MSSTESSTNAKIRIKRFTATQRLFHLVLMVTFLVQSATGLARMYHETAWGQGLGNIFGGFEASLTVHIYVGIFMVCAFVVHVLYALLNMVINRTGLFGPDSLLPRFADLKQAGQHVGWILGLSRHPPLDRWGYWEKFDYWAVFWGMVILGGTGLLLAYPLASSNYMPGWGLNVAFWVHRIEAILAMAHIFVIHFFIAHLRRSNFPMDRTIFQGSADLRVAAHERPAWLARLKESGKLDQMIVGEAPVYKRAVFLIIGFAAVAAGVYMLIGGLVHAPLITW from the coding sequence ATGAGCAGCACTGAGAGCAGCACTAACGCCAAAATCCGGATCAAGCGGTTCACCGCGACGCAACGATTGTTTCACTTGGTGCTCATGGTCACCTTCCTGGTCCAGTCCGCCACCGGGCTGGCCAGGATGTACCACGAGACGGCCTGGGGGCAGGGTCTCGGGAATATTTTCGGCGGATTCGAGGCCTCCCTGACCGTGCACATCTACGTGGGCATCTTCATGGTCTGCGCGTTCGTGGTCCATGTCCTCTATGCACTGCTCAACATGGTCATCAACCGAACCGGCCTGTTCGGGCCGGATTCCCTGCTGCCCCGGTTCGCCGACCTGAAGCAGGCCGGGCAGCACGTGGGCTGGATTCTCGGTCTTTCCAGGCATCCGCCGTTGGATCGCTGGGGATACTGGGAAAAATTCGACTATTGGGCTGTTTTCTGGGGTATGGTCATCCTGGGCGGGACCGGCCTGCTCCTGGCCTATCCCCTGGCGTCCAGCAACTACATGCCCGGCTGGGGGCTGAACGTGGCCTTCTGGGTGCACCGCATCGAGGCCATCCTGGCCATGGCCCATATCTTCGTCATCCACTTCTTCATCGCCCATCTGCGGCGCAGCAACTTCCCCATGGACCGGACCATCTTCCAGGGCAGCGCGGACCTGCGCGTCGCCGCGCACGAACGTCCGGCCTGGTTGGCCCGGCTGAAGGAATCCGGCAAGCTGGACCAGATGATCGTGGGGGAGGCTCCGGTCTACAAACGGGCCGTCTTCCTGATCATCGGCTTCGCCGCCGTGGCCGCCGGCGTGTACATGCTCATCGGCGGGCTGGTTCACGCGCCCCTGATTACGTGGTGA
- the tsoC gene encoding NEPxGxxU motif selenoprotein TsoC yields MVKVRFFLNEPRGKTUQHYLSVLPRLGRLNGVETEIVSKPREEFHTEAYKSLGLPVAPGIMINDHVLISGGFMEEGQIFAAVRDQLDADPTIQGGH; encoded by the coding sequence ATGGTCAAGGTGCGTTTTTTTCTGAATGAACCCCGGGGCAAGACCTGACAGCACTATCTGTCCGTGCTGCCCAGGTTGGGCCGGCTTAACGGCGTGGAAACGGAGATCGTCTCCAAACCCCGCGAGGAGTTTCACACCGAGGCGTACAAAAGTCTCGGCCTGCCGGTGGCTCCCGGAATCATGATCAACGACCACGTGCTCATCAGCGGCGGTTTTATGGAGGAAGGTCAGATTTTCGCGGCGGTGCGGGATCAATTGGACGCGGACCCCACAATCCAAGGAGGCCATTGA
- a CDS encoding ABC transporter ATP-binding protein: MFEFIDVHYDNILDLPHLVLGTEQVTSLVGASGSGKTTVLRLLNKMISPTRGRILFQGEDLTQRDSVRHRRDVVMLSQSPAIFEGTLGDNLRAGSRFQEKEPPGDGDLKRLLEQVRLAKPLDEAADKLSGGERQRLALARVLLLEPRVYLLDEPSSALDEETEQLIFDMLTAHVRAAGKTIIMVTHSKAMARKYSDTIIEMSGGKVRREEARP; this comes from the coding sequence TTGTTTGAATTCATCGACGTGCACTATGACAACATTCTGGACCTGCCGCACCTGGTGCTCGGCACGGAACAGGTCACCTCCCTGGTGGGGGCCAGCGGCAGCGGCAAGACCACGGTGTTGCGCCTGCTGAACAAGATGATCTCGCCCACCCGCGGACGTATCCTGTTCCAGGGCGAGGACCTGACTCAAAGGGACTCGGTCCGCCACCGTCGCGACGTGGTCATGCTTTCCCAGAGTCCGGCGATCTTCGAGGGCACGCTGGGGGACAATCTGCGGGCCGGGTCGCGGTTTCAGGAAAAGGAACCGCCCGGCGACGGTGATCTGAAAAGATTATTGGAGCAGGTCCGCCTGGCCAAGCCCCTGGACGAGGCGGCAGACAAGCTTTCCGGCGGGGAGCGCCAGCGGCTGGCCCTGGCCCGGGTGCTCCTGCTGGAACCCCGGGTCTATCTGCTGGACGAGCCCTCCTCGGCCCTGGACGAGGAAACCGAACAACTGATCTTCGACATGCTCACCGCCCATGTCCGGGCAGCGGGCAAGACCATCATCATGGTCACCCATTCCAAGGCCATGGCCCGGAAGTACTCGGACACGATCATCGAGATGTCCGGGGGGAAAGTGCGTCGAGAGGAGGCTCGTCCATGA
- a CDS encoding ABC transporter permease: MNDVIDLTMLQVGLAYIFVLIVLAIVRFRGIGREKEIVLSSLRMTLQLVLVGYVLVYVFDNPSPYVTGLIIVVMEAFAIHTIFRKFRDRLTNPLRKVIAFAMCFGTLTCIVYFLLVVVRVTPWYEPRYFIPIAGMIIGNSMTGISLGVKSLLEGMTTRKHLVEEALILGATPKAATRGIVNGAFDSAIMPTINSMVGMGIVFLPGMMTGQILSGTVPTTAIAYQIAIMLGILGAVALTIITMLQLGCRTFFNKQDQLV; the protein is encoded by the coding sequence ATGAACGACGTCATTGATCTGACCATGCTCCAGGTCGGCCTGGCCTACATCTTCGTGCTTATCGTCCTGGCCATCGTCCGTTTCCGGGGCATCGGCCGCGAGAAGGAAATCGTACTGTCCTCGTTGCGCATGACGCTGCAACTGGTCCTGGTCGGGTACGTGCTGGTCTACGTGTTCGACAATCCGAGCCCGTACGTCACCGGCCTGATCATCGTGGTCATGGAAGCGTTCGCGATCCACACAATATTCCGGAAATTCCGGGACAGGCTGACCAATCCCCTGCGCAAGGTCATCGCCTTTGCCATGTGCTTCGGCACCCTGACCTGCATCGTCTATTTCCTGCTGGTGGTGGTCCGCGTCACGCCCTGGTACGAACCCAGGTACTTCATACCCATCGCCGGGATGATCATCGGCAATTCCATGACCGGCATCTCCCTGGGCGTGAAGTCGCTGCTGGAGGGCATGACCACCCGCAAGCACCTGGTGGAGGAAGCCCTGATTCTCGGCGCCACGCCCAAAGCCGCCACCCGAGGGATCGTCAACGGGGCCTTTGACTCGGCCATCATGCCGACCATCAACTCCATGGTCGGCATGGGCATCGTTTTTCTGCCGGGAATGATGACCGGCCAGATCCTCTCCGGCACCGTCCCGACCACGGCCATTGCCTACCAGATCGCCATCATGCTCGGCATCCTCGGCGCCGTGGCCCTGACCATCATCACCATGCTGCAGCTGGGCTGCCGCACGTTTTTCAACAAGCAGGACCAGTTGGTGTGA
- a CDS encoding PadR family transcriptional regulator: MPRESSTKMLEHHDLLSGLVRLHVLHHAAEQEIYGQWMIDELAEHGYRLSPGTLYPMLHAMERKGYLVSRTEKNGKVTRKFYRATAKGLEGLAVAKERLRELVGETMPEHAEVRKQGAPKTG; this comes from the coding sequence ATGCCCCGAGAAAGCTCCACCAAAATGTTGGAACACCACGACCTGCTCTCCGGGCTGGTCCGGCTGCACGTGCTGCACCACGCCGCGGAGCAGGAAATTTACGGGCAGTGGATGATCGACGAGCTGGCCGAGCACGGGTATCGGCTGAGTCCGGGGACCCTGTACCCGATGCTGCACGCCATGGAACGCAAGGGGTACCTGGTCTCCCGCACGGAAAAGAACGGGAAGGTGACGCGCAAGTTCTACCGGGCCACGGCAAAGGGGCTGGAGGGTTTGGCCGTGGCCAAGGAACGGCTGCGGGAGCTTGTGGGCGAAACCATGCCGGAGCATGCGGAAGTTCGGAAACAAGGCGCTCCGAAAACCGGTTAG
- the msrB gene encoding peptide-methionine (R)-S-oxide reductase MsrB, whose amino-acid sequence MKRYLFLMFTAAVMALAGFQLSASSDMDSKYAPVDRDLALATFAGGCFWCVEEAFEKVPGVVEAVSGYSGGEEKNPTYKEVAGGRTGHTEVVQVYYDPTVITYEGLLQALWRTANPTDAEGQYVDRGRQYRPAIFYHDQEQKLAAEASVKALEESGRYAAPVVIEIVPFKVFYEAEEYHQDYSKKNPLRYKYYTFNSGRYQFIESVWGEDMEVDYSRYRPQIGDGPGQADRGESNRRQIQVEGFNPATFEKPDDRVLRARLTKVQYNVTQKDGTEPPFKNAYNDEKRPGIYVDIVSGEPLFSSRDKYDSGTGWPSFTKPINPDWVVEKEDRGFFSVRTEIRSRYADSHLGHVFADGPAPTGLRYCMNSAALRFIPIEEMEEQGYGALISEVDQ is encoded by the coding sequence ATGAAACGGTATCTGTTCCTGATGTTCACAGCGGCTGTCATGGCATTGGCGGGATTCCAACTGAGCGCTTCCAGCGACATGGACTCGAAGTATGCCCCGGTCGATCGTGATCTGGCTCTTGCCACCTTCGCTGGTGGGTGCTTCTGGTGTGTGGAGGAAGCCTTTGAAAAAGTCCCCGGCGTGGTCGAGGCGGTATCCGGTTACAGCGGAGGCGAAGAGAAAAACCCGACCTACAAGGAGGTCGCGGGTGGTCGCACCGGCCATACCGAGGTCGTACAGGTCTATTATGACCCAACGGTGATCACCTACGAAGGACTGCTTCAGGCGCTGTGGCGGACCGCCAACCCCACGGATGCCGAAGGCCAGTACGTGGACCGCGGCAGGCAATATCGCCCGGCGATTTTCTATCATGACCAGGAGCAGAAACTGGCCGCGGAAGCCTCAGTGAAGGCACTGGAGGAGTCCGGCCGCTATGCCGCTCCGGTCGTGATCGAGATCGTCCCTTTCAAAGTCTTCTACGAGGCCGAGGAGTACCACCAGGATTACTCCAAGAAAAATCCGCTGCGCTACAAGTATTATACCTTCAACTCGGGACGCTACCAATTCATCGAATCCGTCTGGGGAGAAGATATGGAAGTAGATTACTCCCGGTATCGTCCGCAAATCGGTGATGGCCCCGGGCAGGCTGATCGTGGCGAATCCAACCGTCGGCAAATCCAGGTGGAGGGATTCAACCCCGCTACCTTTGAAAAACCGGACGACAGGGTACTCAGGGCTCGGCTGACCAAGGTGCAGTACAACGTCACCCAAAAAGACGGTACGGAGCCCCCCTTTAAGAACGCATACAATGATGAAAAGCGGCCGGGTATCTATGTGGATATTGTATCCGGCGAACCGCTGTTCTCATCCCGCGACAAGTATGACTCCGGCACCGGCTGGCCCAGCTTTACCAAACCTATCAACCCGGATTGGGTGGTGGAGAAAGAAGACAGAGGCTTTTTTTCGGTTCGCACCGAAATCCGCAGCCGCTACGCGGACTCTCATCTGGGACACGTATTCGCCGATGGTCCGGCTCCAACCGGCCTGCGTTATTGCATGAACTCCGCGGCGCTGAGGTTCATCCCAATCGAAGAGATGGAAGAGCAGGGCTACGGCGCCCTGATCAGTGAAGTGGATCAGTGA
- the chrA gene encoding chromate efflux transporter: protein MDDHPTNTRRIWEVFKAFLALGLTSFGGPIAHLGYFRTEFVARRKWLNESSYADLVAMCQFLPGPASSQVGFALGLMRAGPLGAAAAWLAFTLPSAVILVLFAYGAAVMGGPIGMGVIHGLKIVAVAIVAHAVWGMAKNLCPDRERAGIALGAVLIIVFTGGALGQVAAIIVGALAGLWLCRAKADHCAERAHFPVSRAAGFVSLALFLLLLLGLPLLTTLTSAQGPALVDSFYRAGALVFGGGHVVLPLLEAGVVQPGWVTPDQFLAGYGAAQAVPGPLFTFAAYLGAVVEPAPNGLLGALLALVAVFAPGFLLLVAVLPFWNDFCRVEGAQALMRGANAAVVGILGAALYHPVWTSAILGPYEFALALTGFVLLEKWKAPSWAVVIISALGGLLISLAKGTAL, encoded by the coding sequence ATGGATGACCATCCAACGAACACCCGGCGAATTTGGGAGGTTTTCAAGGCCTTTCTTGCTTTAGGCCTGACCTCCTTCGGCGGTCCCATCGCCCATCTGGGTTATTTCCGGACGGAGTTCGTGGCTCGGCGGAAGTGGCTGAACGAGTCGAGCTACGCCGATCTGGTGGCCATGTGCCAGTTCCTGCCCGGCCCGGCCAGCAGCCAGGTCGGGTTCGCCCTGGGGCTGATGCGGGCAGGGCCGTTGGGGGCCGCCGCGGCCTGGCTGGCCTTCACCCTGCCCTCGGCCGTGATCCTGGTGCTCTTCGCCTACGGGGCCGCGGTCATGGGCGGGCCCATCGGCATGGGCGTGATTCACGGGCTGAAGATCGTGGCCGTGGCCATCGTGGCCCATGCGGTCTGGGGCATGGCCAAAAACCTCTGTCCGGATCGGGAACGGGCCGGGATCGCCCTGGGGGCCGTGCTGATCATCGTCTTCACGGGCGGGGCCCTGGGCCAGGTCGCCGCCATCATCGTCGGGGCCCTGGCCGGATTGTGGTTGTGCCGGGCCAAGGCGGACCACTGCGCGGAGCGGGCCCATTTTCCGGTTTCCCGGGCCGCCGGCTTTGTTTCCCTGGCGCTTTTCCTGCTCCTGCTGCTGGGACTTCCGTTGCTGACAACACTCACCTCGGCCCAGGGGCCGGCCCTGGTCGATTCCTTCTACCGGGCCGGGGCCCTGGTCTTTGGCGGCGGCCACGTGGTCCTGCCGCTTCTGGAAGCCGGAGTGGTGCAGCCCGGCTGGGTCACGCCGGATCAATTCCTAGCGGGCTACGGCGCGGCCCAGGCCGTGCCCGGACCGCTGTTCACCTTCGCGGCCTATCTCGGCGCGGTGGTCGAACCGGCCCCCAACGGCCTGCTCGGAGCCCTGCTCGCCCTGGTCGCGGTTTTCGCGCCGGGTTTTCTGCTCCTGGTGGCCGTGCTGCCGTTCTGGAACGACTTCTGCCGCGTCGAGGGCGCGCAGGCCCTGATGCGCGGGGCCAACGCCGCTGTGGTCGGCATTCTCGGGGCGGCCCTGTACCACCCGGTCTGGACCAGCGCCATTCTCGGGCCGTATGAATTCGCCCTGGCCCTGACGGGGTTCGTGCTGCTGGAAAAGTGGAAAGCCCCGTCCTGGGCCGTGGTGATCATCTCCGCACTGGGCGGCTTGCTGATCAGCCTGGCAAAGGGAACGGCCCTGTAA
- a CDS encoding sterol desaturase family protein, with product MEHEHWWRLAFFAGALLLFGIAEHLFPRRRTPPQRMIRWVGNLGLVAGSLLLLRILFPVLPVGLALLATERGWGLLNNVPLPYPGQFIAGLLLLDLVIYFQHRALHYWIPLWRIHRVHHADTVFDLTTGVRFHPLEYILSMGIKLLVVLVLGPPALAVIVFEIMLNGVSMFNHSNIRLPLAADARLRRLVVTPDMHRVHHSTNMKEANRNFGFNFPWWDRLFRTYQDQPAQGHEHMPIGLNIFRDANFQKLRKLLLMPFV from the coding sequence ATGGAACACGAACACTGGTGGCGTTTGGCGTTTTTCGCGGGCGCTTTGCTGCTCTTCGGGATCGCCGAGCACCTCTTTCCTCGTCGGCGAACGCCTCCCCAACGGATGATCCGCTGGGTGGGCAACCTCGGCCTGGTCGCGGGCTCCTTGCTGCTGCTGCGCATCCTGTTTCCGGTCCTGCCCGTGGGGCTGGCCCTGCTGGCGACGGAGCGGGGCTGGGGGCTGCTGAACAACGTGCCCCTCCCCTATCCCGGGCAGTTCATCGCGGGCCTGCTGCTGCTTGACCTGGTCATCTATTTCCAGCACCGGGCCTTGCACTATTGGATACCCCTGTGGCGCATCCATAGAGTGCACCACGCGGACACGGTCTTCGACCTGACCACCGGGGTGCGCTTTCACCCCCTGGAATACATCCTGTCCATGGGCATCAAGTTGCTGGTTGTACTTGTCCTGGGGCCACCGGCCCTGGCGGTGATCGTCTTTGAAATCATGCTTAACGGCGTCTCCATGTTCAATCACTCCAACATCCGTCTGCCCCTGGCCGCGGACGCCCGGCTGCGGCGGCTGGTGGTCACGCCGGACATGCACCGAGTTCACCACTCCACGAACATGAAGGAAGCGAACAGGAACTTCGGGTTCAACTTCCCCTGGTGGGACCGCCTGTTTCGAACCTACCAGGACCAGCCCGCCCAGGGCCACGAACACATGCCCATCGGCCTGAACATTTTCCGCGACGCGAACTTCCAAAAACTCCGCAAGCTGCTGCTCATGCCGTTTGTGTGA
- a CDS encoding multiheme c-type cytochrome produces MKRKITVLVMAGFWIAAVGLFACGREQAVDVREVKAQPKEFVGSDTCRNCHLEHYDSWRMTLHSRMLIDVRENPYAILADMNPDLIRADLEKVKDRLKVPVEDVYIPTKDEILYTIGTQWKQRYIVQKDGKYHVAPVQYNIATKRWVNYYDDAWDKRDWLVRCGGCHATGVDLDNYTFAETSIGCEACHGPGSQHTALPRTALFEKRETIINPAKLTAGIAVQICGSCHTRGNAKHETYPEAGWPVGFTPGMVMEPIYESSYDKADMRRLYPDYASRSHHQQYIDWMQSEHAVQGVTCTSCHSVHRLGISPTRFQTKEAGSSQCLSCHTMVNANRAHSIHSFANCLGCHMPRIASTAEPNDIRSHTFNARAPMDTIDDPNLPNSCQICHYHKDDDLAELQRKYEILTQLPQPQGMMIPAVTYDTFTERPGTAPVASPE; encoded by the coding sequence ATGAAGCGCAAGATTACCGTACTGGTTATGGCGGGTTTTTGGATAGCGGCCGTGGGGCTTTTCGCCTGCGGCAGGGAGCAGGCCGTGGATGTTCGCGAGGTCAAGGCCCAGCCCAAGGAATTCGTCGGATCGGACACCTGTCGCAACTGTCACCTGGAACACTACGACTCCTGGAGAATGACCCTGCACAGTCGGATGCTCATCGACGTGCGGGAGAACCCTTACGCCATCCTGGCGGATATGAACCCCGACCTGATCCGGGCCGACCTGGAAAAGGTCAAGGACCGGCTCAAGGTTCCGGTGGAGGACGTCTACATCCCGACCAAGGATGAAATCCTCTACACCATCGGCACGCAGTGGAAACAACGCTACATCGTCCAGAAAGACGGCAAATATCATGTGGCGCCGGTCCAGTACAATATCGCCACCAAACGCTGGGTCAACTATTACGACGACGCCTGGGACAAGCGGGACTGGCTGGTGCGCTGCGGCGGTTGCCACGCCACGGGCGTGGACCTGGACAACTACACGTTCGCCGAGACATCCATCGGCTGCGAGGCCTGCCACGGCCCCGGCTCGCAACATACGGCTCTTCCACGCACTGCTTTGTTCGAGAAACGGGAAACCATCATCAACCCGGCCAAGCTCACCGCGGGCATCGCCGTGCAGATCTGCGGCTCCTGCCACACCCGTGGCAATGCCAAGCATGAAACGTACCCTGAAGCCGGCTGGCCCGTGGGGTTCACCCCGGGCATGGTCATGGAGCCGATTTATGAAAGCTCCTACGACAAGGCGGACATGCGGCGTCTTTACCCGGACTACGCTTCCCGCTCACACCACCAGCAGTATATAGACTGGATGCAGTCCGAGCATGCCGTGCAGGGCGTGACCTGCACCTCCTGTCACTCCGTACACCGTCTGGGTATTTCCCCCACCAGGTTCCAGACCAAGGAAGCCGGGTCCAGCCAGTGTCTGAGCTGCCATACCATGGTTAACGCCAATCGGGCCCATTCCATCCATTCCTTCGCCAACTGCCTGGGCTGTCACATGCCGCGCATCGCCAGCACGGCCGAGCCCAACGACATCCGCAGCCACACCTTCAACGCCAGGGCGCCCATGGACACCATTGACGACCCGAACCTGCCCAATTCCTGTCAGATTTGCCACTATCACAAGGACGACGATCTGGCCGAGTTGCAGCGTAAGTATGAAATCCTGACCCAGTTGCCACAGCCCCAAGGAATGATGATTCCCGCGGTAACGTACGATACATTCACGGAACGTCCCGGAACCGCTCCCGTGGCCAGCCCGGAATAA
- the tsoA gene encoding LULAXC motif selenoprotein TsoA: MNNFRNILRTMPPEEAARVVADAAAEVFPLLSDEQRLTIIVGMTGGQGTEQGEDKVSSMVHLULAECMDEGVDPTKMCQSLVDKVARSRQLMAIAHPEILVLFENWLEELEEEVLHMARSGTLEADQVAEAVGLSRSGADFLLAKLRHEGRIK; encoded by the coding sequence ATGAACAACTTTCGCAACATCCTACGCACCATGCCTCCGGAAGAGGCGGCCCGGGTCGTGGCCGACGCGGCCGCGGAGGTCTTTCCCCTGCTTTCCGACGAACAGCGGCTGACAATCATCGTCGGCATGACCGGGGGGCAAGGCACGGAACAGGGGGAAGACAAGGTCAGCAGCATGGTCCACCTCTGACTGGCCGAATGCATGGACGAAGGTGTCGATCCAACAAAAATGTGCCAAAGCCTTGTGGACAAGGTGGCCCGCTCCCGGCAGCTGATGGCCATCGCTCACCCGGAAATCCTGGTGCTGTTCGAGAACTGGCTGGAAGAGCTGGAGGAGGAAGTGCTGCACATGGCCCGTTCGGGCACTCTGGAAGCGGACCAGGTGGCCGAAGCCGTAGGGCTTTCCCGCTCCGGGGCCGACTTCCTCCTGGCAAAGCTGCGGCATGAAGGCCGGATCAAGTAG
- the tsoC gene encoding NEPxGxxU motif selenoprotein TsoC yields the protein MVLVRFFLNEPRGKPUKHFLKISPGLGEKYAIEVETISKPIAEYSTDEYFALDLPVAPAVMVNDEIVVEGKDVDEHELECCICRHLGLPEPEKVKKGFLSRIFS from the coding sequence ATGGTCCTGGTACGGTTTTTTCTGAACGAACCACGAGGCAAACCTTGAAAGCATTTCCTGAAAATCTCGCCCGGTCTGGGCGAGAAATACGCCATTGAGGTGGAGACCATTTCCAAGCCCATCGCGGAGTACTCCACTGACGAGTATTTTGCCTTGGATCTGCCCGTGGCGCCGGCTGTAATGGTCAACGACGAGATCGTGGTCGAGGGCAAGGACGTGGATGAGCACGAGCTGGAGTGTTGCATCTGCCGACACCTGGGCCTGCCGGAACCGGAAAAGGTGAAAAAAGGCTTCCTGAGCCGCATTTTCTCCTGA
- the tsoB gene encoding rhodanese/DsbD fusion-like selenoprotein TsoB gives MSKRIVLGLLLFVIAAGSALWLTSRAVTPQDAGWDDVLAEAERGGYGVITTDELWELYQRDPDLLLVDTRQEWEFAPGHMEGAVVFSMEPTWWARWSKKDDLRAVLGEDKERTIVFYUDGLAUVRSDSAARVAVSLGYVNVYRDPLGFREWEEKGYPTAATLPEFDDGHAEAPFAPEAPGPLSGWAMVWTLLGIFFGGMALNLTPCVYPLIPITVSYFAGRDEQGKAGLIAHGLLYIGGLALTNSILGTVAAMTGGLMGGLLQNPLVLGVIALVLVAFAMSLFGFWELRMPAALTRAASKSRAGYVGTLFMGLTLGVVAAPCIGPFVLGLLTWVATMGSPWIGFLVFFTLSLGLGIPLFVLAVFSGNLQRLPRSGEWMIWVRKLMGWVLVGMAAYFVRPLLGEPWGLFLMVGVAMAAAVHLAWVDRSTATFRAFPWIKNGVGLAGLLLAVLLVGSWAVRGAGVEWQPYSERLLEQAREQDKPVIIDFSATWCAPCRELEAVTFHHPDVVERARNMVMIKIDVTRGGNPLHERLLREYRVRGVPTIVFLDARGRERPDLRLVDFLAPEAFAGRMDQLLNTDSREE, from the coding sequence ATGTCGAAGCGCATCGTACTCGGACTTCTTCTTTTCGTGATCGCCGCCGGAAGCGCCCTGTGGCTGACCAGCCGGGCCGTGACGCCGCAAGACGCCGGCTGGGACGACGTCCTGGCCGAGGCCGAGCGCGGCGGGTACGGCGTGATCACCACGGACGAGCTTTGGGAGCTGTACCAGAGGGACCCGGACCTGCTGCTGGTGGACACCCGCCAGGAATGGGAGTTCGCCCCCGGGCACATGGAAGGGGCCGTGGTCTTTTCCATGGAACCCACCTGGTGGGCCAGATGGAGCAAGAAAGACGACCTGCGGGCCGTCCTGGGCGAGGACAAGGAGCGGACCATCGTCTTTTACTGAGACGGTCTGGCCTGAGTCCGCAGCGACTCGGCGGCCCGGGTGGCCGTCTCCTTGGGTTATGTGAACGTTTATCGCGATCCGTTGGGTTTTCGGGAGTGGGAGGAGAAAGGGTATCCCACGGCAGCCACCCTGCCAGAGTTCGACGACGGCCACGCCGAGGCCCCGTTTGCTCCGGAAGCGCCGGGCCCCTTGTCCGGCTGGGCCATGGTCTGGACCCTGCTGGGCATCTTTTTCGGCGGCATGGCCCTGAATTTGACGCCTTGCGTCTATCCGCTGATTCCCATCACCGTGTCCTATTTCGCCGGGCGGGACGAGCAGGGCAAGGCCGGGCTGATCGCCCACGGGCTGCTGTACATCGGCGGACTGGCCCTGACCAATTCCATCCTGGGCACGGTGGCGGCCATGACCGGGGGCTTGATGGGCGGGCTGCTCCAGAATCCTCTGGTCCTTGGGGTCATCGCCCTGGTTTTGGTGGCCTTTGCCATGAGCCTGTTCGGCTTCTGGGAGCTGCGCATGCCCGCGGCCCTGACCCGGGCCGCGTCCAAATCCCGGGCCGGGTACGTGGGCACCCTGTTCATGGGCCTGACTTTGGGCGTGGTGGCCGCGCCGTGCATCGGGCCGTTCGTCCTGGGTCTGCTGACCTGGGTGGCGACCATGGGCAGCCCCTGGATCGGCTTTCTGGTCTTTTTCACCCTCAGTCTTGGTCTGGGCATCCCGCTGTTCGTGCTGGCCGTGTTTTCCGGCAACCTCCAGCGTTTGCCCCGCTCCGGGGAATGGATGATCTGGGTGCGCAAGCTGATGGGCTGGGTCCTGGTGGGCATGGCCGCCTATTTCGTCCGCCCGCTGCTGGGCGAGCCCTGGGGCCTGTTCCTGATGGTCGGGGTGGCCATGGCCGCGGCCGTGCATCTGGCCTGGGTGGACCGCTCCACGGCTACCTTTCGAGCTTTCCCCTGGATCAAGAACGGCGTGGGCCTGGCCGGGCTGCTTCTGGCCGTGCTCCTGGTGGGTTCCTGGGCCGTACGCGGCGCCGGGGTGGAGTGGCAGCCCTATTCCGAAAGACTGCTGGAACAGGCCCGGGAACAGGACAAGCCGGTCATCATCGACTTCTCCGCCACCTGGTGCGCGCCGTGTCGGGAGCTGGAAGCCGTGACCTTCCACCATCCGGACGTGGTCGAACGCGCTCGGAACATGGTCATGATCAAGATCGACGTGACCCGGGGCGGCAATCCGCTGCATGAGCGGCTGTTGCGCGAGTACCGGGTCCGCGGCGTGCCGACCATCGTCTTTCTCGACGCCCGGGGCCGAGAGCGCCCGGACCTGCGGCTGGTGGACTTTCTCGCCCCTGAGGCTTTCGCAGGGCGCATGGATCAACTGCTCAACACCGATTCACGGGAGGAATGA
- the tsoR gene encoding ArsR/SmtB-type metalloregulator TsoR, with protein sequence MMTKPACIPREQLADAAFLSKVLSDANRLRILCHLGQGEQSVNQIAEVLDLSQPLVSHHLKELKRALLVRVERRGPFIFYTLASEEILFILRTLSALAQALLAEKKSF encoded by the coding sequence ATGATGACGAAGCCTGCCTGCATTCCCCGAGAGCAACTCGCCGACGCGGCCTTTCTGTCCAAGGTGCTGTCCGACGCCAACCGGCTGCGGATTTTGTGTCACCTGGGTCAAGGAGAGCAGTCCGTGAACCAGATCGCCGAGGTCCTGGACCTTTCCCAACCCCTGGTCTCGCATCACCTGAAGGAACTCAAGCGGGCCCTGCTGGTCCGGGTGGAGCGGCGCGGGCCCTTCATCTTCTACACCCTGGCTTCCGAGGAAATCCTGTTCATCCTGCGGACCTTGAGCGCGTTGGCCCAGGCTCTGCTTGCCGAGAAAAAATCCTTTTGA